Below is a genomic region from Bacillus mycoides.
AACTTGTAAACTTTGTTGCTTCAAAATCTTTAATTGGTCAGCTTGTGAAAGTAAAAATAACGGAAGCAAAAACTTGGTCTCTTAACGGGGAATTGGTTAAGGAGCCGATTGAGGTGAAATAATAGATGAAAGTATATACGAAAGATGAAATTGTTGAGCAAGCGAAAGAATTAGCGAAAATGATCTCTGAAACAGAAGAAGTCGATTTCTTTAAGCGAGCAGAAGCACAAATTCATAAAAATGAAAATGTAAAGCGAGCAATTGATGAAATAAAAGCTTTGCAAAAACAAGCAGTAAACTTGCAACATTATGGGAAATGGGAAGCTTTGAAAAAAGTAGAAGCTGAAATTGATGCACTTCAAGATAAGTTAGATAATATCCCAGTTGTACAGGAGTTTAAATCTTCACAAACGTATGTAAATGACTTACTACAGCTAGTTGCTAGTACCATTTCTAACAATGTAACAGATGAAATATTAGTTTCAACTGGCGGCGATGTGTTGAAGGGTGAAACTGGTGCAGCAGTAGAAAGTAAAAAAGGAAATTGTGGTTGTTAAAGAGATGTCTTATTGACATCTCTTTTTTTAGTGGGTTATATCGGAAATTCTTCTCAAAAAAAAGAATGACACATTCCGCTATTGTCACGCATATGATTAAGTGAATAGTGATTGAGGAGGGTTACGAATGTCCGAATTTAGAGAGATTATTACAAAAGCAGTGGTTGGAAAAGGACGTAAGTATACAAAGTCAACGCATACATGTGAATCGAATAATGAGCCAACAAGTATTTTAGGGTGCTGGGTAATTAACCATTCGTACGAAGCGAGAAAGAATGGAAAACATGTGGAAATTGAAGGTTTCTATGATGTAAACACTTGGTATTCATTTGATGGAAACACAAAGACTGAAGTTGTAACAGAACGTGTTAACTACAATGATGAAGTAAGTATTGGGTATCGTGATAAAAACTTCTCTGGTGACGATTTAGAAATTATCGCTCGTGTAATTCAGCCGCCAAATTGTTTAGAAGCTCTTGTATCGCCAAATGGTAATAAAATTGTTGTGACGGTAGAACGTGAATTTGTAACAGAAGTAGTTGGGGAAACGAAAATTTGTGTAAGTGTAAATCCTGAAGGTTGCGTAGAATCAGACGAGGATTTCCAAGTCGATGATGATGAGTTTGAAGAATTAGATCCGAACTTTATCGTCGATGCAGAAGAAGAGTAAGAGAAAGCTAGGGAGAAGTTCTTCCTAGCTTTTTACAGTACATAAGTGGTTCTGCATGAACATGATTCCTTATGAAATGTGCTATAATGAGGAAAGACTCCTGGAATAGGAGATATGGATGTCCGTGAAGTGTGACATATATGAATATAGATTATTATGTAAGAATTATGGAGGAAAGACATGACGCAATATACGCCTATGATACAGCAATACTTAAAGGTTAAGGCAGACTATCAAGATGCCTTTTTATTTTTCCGATTAGGTGATTTTTATGAAATGTTCTTTGAAGATGCGGTTAAAGCAGCTCATGAACTTGAAATTACATTAACGAGCCGAGATGGTGGTAGTAGTGAACGTATACCGATGTGTGGTGTACCGCATCATGCAGCTAAAAATTATATTGAACAACTTGTTGAAAAAGGATATAAAGTAGCTGTTTGTGAGCAAGTGGAAGACCCAAAAACAGCTAAAGGTGTAGTACGTCGTGAAGTAGTACAACTAATTACGCCAGGAACGATGATGGAAGGGCGTACAATAGACGAGAAGGAGAATAACTTCTTAGCAGCATTAACACATTTCGAAGATGGATCTTATGCGCTAGCTTGTAATGACTTAACGACTGGACAAAATACAGTGACGTTATTAACTGGTTCAGTAGAAGATATTTTATTAGAAGTGTATGCGACTGGTTCAAAAGAAATTGTTGTAGATTCTACATTTTCAAAAGATGAATTAAATAAGTTAACTGAAACATTAAAAATGACGATTTCGTATGAAGATGCAACAACTATTCCAGAAGGATTAGAACATCTTGTGAAAAGTGTTTCCCAAGCAAAATTAATTAAAGCAATTGGACGCTTATTTAACTATGTGATAAGAACACAAAAACGTTCGTTAGATCACTTGCAACCAGTAGAAATTTATTACACGAATCAATTTATGAAAATTGATGTGCATTCAAAACGCAATTTAGAGTTAACAGAGACTCTTCGCACGAAGGAAAAGACAGGCTCATTATTATGGCTATTAGACAAAACAAAAACGGCTATGGGTGGGCGTATGTTAAAACAGTGGATGGAACGTCCACTTATCCAGAAAGAAAAAGTTGAAGAGCGTTTAGAAATGGTTGAAACGTTTGTAAATGATTACTTCTTACGTGAAGATTTAAAAGAAAAGTTAAAAGAAGTATATGATTTAGAGCGTTTAGCAGGGAAAGTTGCATTTGGTAATGTAAATGCACGGGACTTATTACAATTAAGACGTTCTTTACTGCAAGTACCAGCTATTTTAGAAGCGATTAGTCTTTTAGATAATGCTTATGCAGCAAGGTTAATTCAAGGTGCAGATCCATGTGAGAGCTTAACTGAATTACTGGGAAGAAGTATTCAAGAAAACCCACCGCTTTCTATTAAAGATGGAGATATTATTAAAGATGGTTATAATGATAAGCTTGATCAATATCGTTACGTTAGTAAAAACGGAAAAACGTGGATTGCTGAGCTTGAAAAACGAGAGCGTGATATTACAGGGGTTAAATCATTAAAAATTGGGTACAACCGTATTTTCGGCTACTATATTGAAGTGACGAAGGCTAATCTTGCAGCACTTCCAGAAGGGCGCTATGAGCGTAAACAAACACTTGCAAATGCAGAGCGTTTCATAACAGATGAGCTAAAAGAAAAAGAAACATTAATCTTAGAAGCAGAAGAGAAAATTGTACAATTAGAATACGATTTATTTACAGCACTTCGCGAAGAAGTAAAAGTATTCATTCCGAAATTACAGCATTTAGCGAAAGTAATTAGTGAACTAGACGTACTGCAAAGCTTTGCGACAGTTAGTGAAGAAGAGCAGTTTGTAAAACCTGTTTTAACAAATAAGCGCGAAATCTTTATTAAAGATGGTCGTCATCCTGTCGTTGAAAAAGTATTGAACGGGAAATTGTATGTACCGAATGATTGTATTATGCCGGAGAAGATGGATGTCTTTTTAATTACAGGACCGAACATGTCTGGTAAAAGTACGTATATGAGACAATTAGCACTTGTTACTGTTATGTCACAAATTGGTTGTTTTGTACCAGCGACAGAAGCAGTATTACCTGTCTTCGATCAAATCTTTACGAGAATTGGTGCAGCGGATGATTTAATCTCAGGTCAAAGTACATTTATGGTTGAAATGTTAGAAGCGAAAAATGCAATTGCAAATGCATCAGAGAGAAGTTTAATTTTATTCGATGAAATTGGACGCGGTACATCTACGTATGATGGTATGGCACTTGCGCAAGCAATCATTGAACATATTCATGACCAAATTGGTGCGAAAACATTATTCTCTACACATTATCATGAATTAACAGTGTTAGAAGAAAGTTTAGACCAACTAAAGAATGTACATGTTTCAGCAATTGAAGAGAATGGAAAAGTAGTTTTCCTTCATAAAATTCAAGATGGAGCGGCTGATAAAAGTTACGGAATTCACGTTGCTCAACTTGCCGAGCTTCCAGAGAGCTTAATCGCTCGCGCGAAAGAAGTGTTAGCACAACTAGAAGGACAGGAAGAAATTGTTATTCCGAAACGAGTAGAAGTGAAAGTGCCAGAAGTCGCTCCAGAACCAGTTGTTGTAAAAGAAGAACCAGCAGAAATACAAGAAAAGAAAGAAGAGACTGAAGAAGATTCACAACTATCTTTCTTTGGAGGAGAACAGTCTTCGAAAAATCAAGACAAGCCTGTGCTAAATCCAAAAGAAACGGCAGTACTTGCGCAAATTAAAAAAATTGATTTACTTGATATGACACCTTTAGAGGCGATGAACGAACTGTATCGCTTGCAGAAAAAGTTAAAGAAAGGATGAGTAAGTAGATGGGGAAAATTCGCAAACTCGATGATCAACTCTCTAACTTAATTGCGGCAGGGGAAGTAGTAGAGCGCCCTGCCTCAGTTGTAAAAGAACTCGTGGAAAATTCCATCGATGCGAATAGTACATCTATTGAAATCCACTTAGAAGAAGCTGGATTATCGAAGATTCGCATCATCGATAATGGAGATGGTATTGCTGAAGAAGATTGTATCGTTGCATTTGAACGACACGCAACGAGTAAAATTAAAGATGAAAATGATTTATTTCGTATAAGAACGCTCGGTTTCCGCGGAGAGGCCCTGCCGAGTATTGCCTCAGTGAGTGAATTAGAATTAATTACGAGCACAGGTGATGCGCCTGGTACACACCTTAGTATTAAAGGTGGAGACATTATAAAACAAGAGAAAACGGCAAGCCGAAAAGGAACAGATATTACTGTACAAAACTTATTTTTTAATACACCAGCGCGTCTTAAATATATGAAAACTATTCATACAGAGCTTGGGAACATTACAGATATCGTGTATCGTATTGCAATGTCACATCCAGAAGTATCGTTAAAACTGTTTCATAATGAAAAGAAATTGCTTCATACATCAGGAAACGGTGATGTAAGACAAGTACTTGCATCGATTTACAGCATTCAAGTTGCGAAGAAGCTTATTCCGATTGAAGCTGAGTCTCTAGACTTTACAATTAAAGGTTATGTAACATTACCAGAAGTAACGAGAGCGTCGCGTAACTATATGTCAACGATTGTAAATGGCCGTTACGTTCGAAATTTCGTATTAATGAAAGCAATTCAGCAAGGATATCATACGTTATTGCCAATCGGACGATACCCAATCGGCTTCTTATCAATTGAAATGGATCCAATGCTTGTTGATGTCAACGTACATCCAGCAAAATTAGAAGTACGCTTTAGTAAAGAACAAGAATTGCTAAAGCTTATCGAAGAAACATTGCAAGCTGCATTCAAAAAAATACAACTCATTCCAGATGCTGGTGTAACAACGAAGAAAAAAGAAAAAGATGAAAGTGTGCAAGAACAGTTCAAGTTTGAGCATACAAAACCGAGAGAATCATCTATGCCTAACATCGTTTTACCAACAGGAATGGATGAGAAACAAGAAGAAACAACGACTGTAAAACAACCAGCACAACTGTGGCAACCGCCGAAGCAAGAATGGCAACCACCACAGTCACTAGTAAGAGAAGAGCAAAGCTGGCAGCCATCCTCTAAGCCGGTAATAGAACAAACGGTTCGAGAGGAAAAGGAATGGACTAGCAACGATGACGATTTTGAATTAGAGGAATTGGAAGAAGAAGTCGGGGAGATAGAAGAGATTGAAATGAACGGTAATGACTTACCGCCGCTTTATCCAATTGGACAGATGCACGGAACATATATTTTCGCTCAAAATGATAATGGGTTATATATGATTGATCAGCACGCAGCGCAGGAACGTATCAATTATGAATATTTCCGTGATAAAGTAGGAAGAGTAGCGCAAGAAGTACAAGAACTACTTGTACCGTACCGTATTGACTTATCTCTTACTGAATTTTTACGTGTCGAAGAGCAGCTGGAAGAACTAAAAAAAGTCGGACTATTTTTAGAGCAATTCGGCCATCAATCCTTTATTGTCCGTTCGCATCCAACGTGGTTCCCAAAAGGACAAGAAACAGAAATCATTGATGAAATGATGGAGCAAGTCGTAAAACTGAAAAAAGTAGACATAAAAAAACTACGCGAAGAAGCAGCGATTATGATGAGCTGTAAAGCTTCAATTAAAGCAAATCAATATTTAACGAACGATCAAATATTCGCTTTACTCGAAGAACTACGTACAACAACAAATCCATACACATGTCCGCATGGAAGACCGATTCTGGTGCATCATTCTACTTATGAGTTGGAGAAGATGTTTAAGAGGGTTATGTAGGATTAATGTCCAAAGAGAAAAAGTTCGTTCCTAGTTATTTGAAACGGTTTGAAAGTGCCTAGTATTATTTATATGTGTTAAAATAAATATGTAATAGCAATGTTCTCTACAGTTATTTTAATAAAATATTGAGAGAAATAAAAAGGAGCGATAGTAACAAGTCGCTCCTTTTTAATATAATTCTTTTGCAACTATATTTTAAAAATTCATTTATAAACTAGAGATAACCTATTTGTAATTTATATGTGCTTCCTCATTTTTTTGTAAGGAAAGGGGTTTTAATTTACAGATTTATCAGAATTATGTAAAGTGTATATAAAACCATAAAATGGGGTGTTCTTTATGTGTACTAGTTTGACATTACAGACAAAAAACGGTCAGCACCTTTTTGCAAGAACGATGGATTTTACATTAGATTTGAATCAAGAAGTAATAATCATTCCTCGACATTACCAGTGGAATAATATAACTGGTGAAATCATTAATACGAAACATGCTACGGTCGGAATGGGGATTAATCATCAAGGAAGGGTCATTATGGCGGACGGAGTAAATGAAGCAGGTATGACATGTGCAACACTCTATTTTCCAGGATTCGCTACTTATAGTAAAAGTATAGATAATAACAAAACGAATTTGGCTCCATTTGATTTTGTGACTTGGAGTCTCACACAATTCAATTCTGTCAAAGAGTTAAAGAAATCTGTAGATAGCATTACCTTTTTGGATATACCATTACCGGATTTAGGACTTACGCCGCCACTCCATTGGATTTTAGCGGATAAATGGGGAGATTGCATTGTACTGGAGCCAACAAATGAAGGATTAAAAATGTATGACAACCCACTAGGAGTGATGACGAATAGTCCGGAGTTTAGTTGGCATTTACAAAATTTAAGACAATATATTGGCCTTAAATCGCAGCCATTCGCGCCAACAGAGTGGAGTAATGTACCATTAAGTGCTTTTGGTCAGGGCTCAGGTTCAATGGGACTTCCAGGGGATTTCACCCCGCCATCAAGGTTTGTGCGAGCAGCATATGGCAAACAAAACATTCAAGGTATAGATAGTGAAGAAGAGGGAGTATCGGCCCTTTTTCATATCTTATCAAATTGCGAGGTTCCTAAAGGCGGAGTAATAACAGAAGAAGGTGCATTAGATAATACCATTTATACAAGCGTAATGTGTATGGAGTCCGGAACATATTATTATCATACTTACGATTGTAGACAAATTATAGCCATTCATTTATTTCATGAAAATTTAGATACAGATGAGATTAAAGCCTATCCGTTCCAACGGAAACAAAAAATATTTTATGAAAACTAAGTAGCTTTGAAACAACGCTTAGTAAATTTTCAAATATATATAATAGAGCAATAATGACCTATAAAAAGTAGGAATCGGAAGGAATATAATTGATAATCTAATAAGTAACCCGAATAAATACCCCTTAAGAAAAAATAGACGCAAAATATTCAAGGTATTATATAAATTCAATCCAATGACTCCTACCAGTAAAATTCTGCTGGTAGGGGCAGGTGCATTGGCTAAGAAACTTATTTTTTCATTAAACTAGCTTTTATTTCTTCTAG
It encodes:
- a CDS encoding choloylglycine hydrolase family protein — protein: MCTSLTLQTKNGQHLFARTMDFTLDLNQEVIIIPRHYQWNNITGEIINTKHATVGMGINHQGRVIMADGVNEAGMTCATLYFPGFATYSKSIDNNKTNLAPFDFVTWSLTQFNSVKELKKSVDSITFLDIPLPDLGLTPPLHWILADKWGDCIVLEPTNEGLKMYDNPLGVMTNSPEFSWHLQNLRQYIGLKSQPFAPTEWSNVPLSAFGQGSGSMGLPGDFTPPSRFVRAAYGKQNIQGIDSEEEGVSALFHILSNCEVPKGGVITEEGALDNTIYTSVMCMESGTYYYHTYDCRQIIAIHLFHENLDTDEIKAYPFQRKQKIFYEN
- a CDS encoding RicAFT regulatory complex protein RicA family protein, whose protein sequence is MKVYTKDEIVEQAKELAKMISETEEVDFFKRAEAQIHKNENVKRAIDEIKALQKQAVNLQHYGKWEALKKVEAEIDALQDKLDNIPVVQEFKSSQTYVNDLLQLVASTISNNVTDEILVSTGGDVLKGETGAAVESKKGNCGC
- the mutL gene encoding DNA mismatch repair endonuclease MutL, whose product is MGKIRKLDDQLSNLIAAGEVVERPASVVKELVENSIDANSTSIEIHLEEAGLSKIRIIDNGDGIAEEDCIVAFERHATSKIKDENDLFRIRTLGFRGEALPSIASVSELELITSTGDAPGTHLSIKGGDIIKQEKTASRKGTDITVQNLFFNTPARLKYMKTIHTELGNITDIVYRIAMSHPEVSLKLFHNEKKLLHTSGNGDVRQVLASIYSIQVAKKLIPIEAESLDFTIKGYVTLPEVTRASRNYMSTIVNGRYVRNFVLMKAIQQGYHTLLPIGRYPIGFLSIEMDPMLVDVNVHPAKLEVRFSKEQELLKLIEETLQAAFKKIQLIPDAGVTTKKKEKDESVQEQFKFEHTKPRESSMPNIVLPTGMDEKQEETTTVKQPAQLWQPPKQEWQPPQSLVREEQSWQPSSKPVIEQTVREEKEWTSNDDDFELEELEEEVGEIEEIEMNGNDLPPLYPIGQMHGTYIFAQNDNGLYMIDQHAAQERINYEYFRDKVGRVAQEVQELLVPYRIDLSLTEFLRVEEQLEELKKVGLFLEQFGHQSFIVRSHPTWFPKGQETEIIDEMMEQVVKLKKVDIKKLREEAAIMMSCKASIKANQYLTNDQIFALLEELRTTTNPYTCPHGRPILVHHSTYELEKMFKRVM
- the mutS gene encoding DNA mismatch repair protein MutS, which gives rise to MTQYTPMIQQYLKVKADYQDAFLFFRLGDFYEMFFEDAVKAAHELEITLTSRDGGSSERIPMCGVPHHAAKNYIEQLVEKGYKVAVCEQVEDPKTAKGVVRREVVQLITPGTMMEGRTIDEKENNFLAALTHFEDGSYALACNDLTTGQNTVTLLTGSVEDILLEVYATGSKEIVVDSTFSKDELNKLTETLKMTISYEDATTIPEGLEHLVKSVSQAKLIKAIGRLFNYVIRTQKRSLDHLQPVEIYYTNQFMKIDVHSKRNLELTETLRTKEKTGSLLWLLDKTKTAMGGRMLKQWMERPLIQKEKVEERLEMVETFVNDYFLREDLKEKLKEVYDLERLAGKVAFGNVNARDLLQLRRSLLQVPAILEAISLLDNAYAARLIQGADPCESLTELLGRSIQENPPLSIKDGDIIKDGYNDKLDQYRYVSKNGKTWIAELEKRERDITGVKSLKIGYNRIFGYYIEVTKANLAALPEGRYERKQTLANAERFITDELKEKETLILEAEEKIVQLEYDLFTALREEVKVFIPKLQHLAKVISELDVLQSFATVSEEEQFVKPVLTNKREIFIKDGRHPVVEKVLNGKLYVPNDCIMPEKMDVFLITGPNMSGKSTYMRQLALVTVMSQIGCFVPATEAVLPVFDQIFTRIGAADDLISGQSTFMVEMLEAKNAIANASERSLILFDEIGRGTSTYDGMALAQAIIEHIHDQIGAKTLFSTHYHELTVLEESLDQLKNVHVSAIEENGKVVFLHKIQDGAADKSYGIHVAQLAELPESLIARAKEVLAQLEGQEEIVIPKRVEVKVPEVAPEPVVVKEEPAEIQEKKEETEEDSQLSFFGGEQSSKNQDKPVLNPKETAVLAQIKKIDLLDMTPLEAMNELYRLQKKLKKG
- the cotE gene encoding outer spore coat protein CotE; this encodes MSEFREIITKAVVGKGRKYTKSTHTCESNNEPTSILGCWVINHSYEARKNGKHVEIEGFYDVNTWYSFDGNTKTEVVTERVNYNDEVSIGYRDKNFSGDDLEIIARVIQPPNCLEALVSPNGNKIVVTVEREFVTEVVGETKICVSVNPEGCVESDEDFQVDDDEFEELDPNFIVDAEEE